The DNA segment TAAAGTTGAATGGAACAAAATCGCCAACGGTTTTTCAAAAGTAAAAGATAAACAAGCGATAATTGCTGTTTTTGAAGAGTGGGCTGAACTAACATACCAAGGAAAGGTTCAGTACAATGACTTGTTCGCAAAGAAAATTACTGAAAAGGGTGAGAAATTTATCCAATTCATATCAAGTCTCAGCGTGACAAAAGAAGATTGGGAAATTTATACCCGAAATGAAACGGTAGTACAAGAGCAAATAAAGATTTGGAACAATCAGAATTCCACCTAACGCATGGAAACCTACATTCCCATATCCTATTTGAATGACTTTATCTTCTGCCCAAGATCCATCTACTTTCATCAAGTACATGGATCCCTAAGTCAGAGTATGTACCACGCCAAGCCGCAAATAGCCGGCAAAGCGGTACATGAGTCTATAGATAAAGGAACTTATACTACAAGCCAAAATGTATTGATTGGGATGGATTTGTATTCGGATCGGTACGGGCTTCAAGGTAAAATCGATCTTTTTTTCATCGATTCCGGGTTGTTGTTGGAACGTAAGAATCAAATTACTAAAATTTATGATGGATATGTGTATCAAGTTTATGCACATTTCTTTGCTCTGGAAGAATTGGGTTATCAAGTAAAGGAAATTAAGATTCACGATAGGACTCACAATCGATCGTACCGGTAGTGTCATGAATACTGTGTAAATAACTTTCTTTAAAACGAATCTAATTTCAATCGATCTCCGAAAATAATTGAAAACTGATTCATTGCTTTTCCCCAATCTTGAATCGGCATGGTCCATTTTTTAGACATATTATTCAACGCTAAATAGAGAAGCTTGACTGCCGCCTCATCGGTAGGAAAGGATCCCCGATTCTTGATTATTTTTCTTAGACCCATATTCATAGATTCGATAGCGTTTGTAGTGTATATCGCCTTACGAATATTAGGTGGGTAAGCCAAAAAAGGAATCACCGATTCCCAATTACTTCTCCAGGACTTGCTGATCATCGGATACTGACTGTCCCACTTGGCAGAAAAATCATCAAGGCTTTTCTTTGCGATCTCTTCCGATGGAGATTTGTAGATGGCCTTTAGGTCGATTACCAACTCTTTCTTCTGTTTGTAAGAAACCCATTTCAAAGAATTCCTCACCATATGAACGATACAAAGCTGAACTTGTGCATTAGGAAAGACTGATATGATCGTATCCGGAAATCCTTTTAGTCCGTCGACACAAGCGATTAAAATATCTTCGACTCCTCGATTCTTTAAATCGGTTAAAATCTGAAGCCAGAACTTTGCTCCTTCGGTTCTTTCTACCCAGATCCCAAGAATCTCCTTTGTGCCCTGTAGATTGATTCCTAAAGCCAAATAAAAGGCTTTGTTCACGACGTGATTGCCATCTCTTACCTTCACGATCAGCGCATCCATAATGAGAATCGGATACACTTTGTCCAAGGGGCGGTTCTGCCACTCGATCACCGTTTCCATTACGGAATCCGTTACTTGAGAAATTAGATCCGCTGAGACTTCGACTTGGTAGATTTCTTTGAGATGTCCGGAAATTTCTCGAGTTGTCATTCCACGAGAATACATCGAGATGATCTTTTCATCGAATCCCGTAAAGCGTGTCTGTCCTTTCTGAATGATCTGAGGTTCGAAACTTCCGTTCCTATCTCGAGGAACTTCCAAATCGATAGAGCCAAAGTCTCCTTTGAGCTTTTTGCTACTTTTTCCATTTCGAGAATTGCCTGAGTTATTGCCAGTCGAGGCGTTCTTCTCATATCCAAGGTGATGTGTCATCTCTCCTTCCATCGCTCGTTCAACAAGCGATTTGGTGAGTTGTTTTAAAAGTCCTTCGTTTCCGATCAGCTCTTCCGGGGTCTTACCTTTGATTAACTCATCGAGAAGTTCTTCAGCTCGATTCTTTGGTTTGCTCATATTGCTTTATCCTTGTTACTTTTTGGTTAGTCACAAGTCATTTACACAATGTAGCTGACACCCTCATCGTACCAGATTCCACTTCCAAATGAGGATCCAGAAATGTTCCAGAAATTCGAATCAACAATCGATGCATTGAAAAATTTTGACCTGAATGATAGAAATTTTAATCCAAATATTGAGAAATGCAGAAATTGTATCTATTCTCACTTATGCGATTACAGCCTATGCTAAGTTTGCCAGACTTCAGAGAGAAGAATATTATAATATCCTTTCCCAGTGATGGGCAATCCATTTCGTTTAAAAATGATAATTTGATCATCAAAGACGGAGAAAACAATACTATTTTACAAACTTCTTGTCATCGAATTTTTTCCGTTATGATTGTGGGTGGAACTAGTATTACTTCTGGAATCATTGAACGAAGTAAAAAATTTGGATTCTCAATCTATTTAATGTCTTACGGCATGAAGCCTATCGGAGTATGGAATTCTTCCGCCGAAGGGAATTTTCTCTTAAGACAAAAACAATACCTATATTCTAATACGGATATCGCTCTTCATCTCGTTAAGAATAAAATTCAAAACCAAATCGCACTACTCAAATCCATTCGATCTAAAACGAACCGAGTGAAGGATGCAATCGTAAGTCTTGAAAGTTACAAAGAAAAATCGGAAAACGATTTAAAGTTTATTTTGGGAATGGAAGGGATCTCTTCTCGGGTATTTTTCCGAGCTTGGTTTGAAGAAATGGATTGGAAAGGAAGAAAGCCCAGGTCTAAAATAGATCCAACGAATACGATCTTAGATATCGGCTATACGTATCTTTTTTACTTTTTGGAATCGATGTTAAATCTTTATGGTTTCGATATCTACAAAGGAGTGTATCATCAAAATTTTTATCAGAGGAAATCGTTAGTTTGTGACCTGGTTGAACCGTTTCGTTGCATTATTGATAGGCGAATCAAATCAGCGTACGGACTCAATCAAATCCAAGAAAAGGATTTTACACATAACAAAGGACAATGGTTTCTTAAAATTGATCAGAATAAAAAATACAGCCAATGGATTGTTCAAGAAATACTGAAATACAAAGAATCCATCTTTCAATATGTTCAAGAATACTATAGAGCATTTATGCGAAACAAATCTATTCAGGAATTTCCGGTTTTTGAAATTATACCTAAGGAGTAATTCATGCTTTTAATTTCCTACGACATACATCAAACGAAATTACGAACTAAATTCTCAAAATTTCTGAAAAAATATGGAGAAAGACTGCAATACTCGGTTTTCGAGATCAAAAACAGTGACCGTGTATTGGAAAATATACAAACTCAGATAAAATATTATTTTGAAAAAAGATTTTCGCAGGATGATAGTATCATAATCTTTCAGATGAGCAAACAATGCAAAATTACCAGATATGGATATGCCAAAAACCAAGAATCTGATGTATTGATCGTCTAAATTGCAAACCTCCGTCTTTATGAGAAAATTCGATCTAAACCTTAAGAATTTGTTTGAAATATGCCTATTTTTTAAACAAATGAGATTAAAATCGATTGTAATTTCCCCTCAAATTAACTCTAATAACCAAATACCTCTCTAAGAGAGTATATAAATTTCTACTGCTGTAGATTAGATGCCATTATCTAACCTCTGCTCTCTAAGAGAGTATATAAATTTCTACTGTTGTAGATGAGGCAAAACTTGCGAGATTCAAAGCTCTAAGAGAGTATATAAATTTCTACTGTTGTAGATAATGTTGAGCTGTATAAAAAAGACGGCTCTAAGAGAGTATATAAATTTCTACTGTTGTAGATTCAGTTCTATTCTAGACCCACTCGCGCTCTAAGAGAGTATATAAATTTCTACTGTTGTAGATATAGTCCTCTGGGTCCGTTGTTATTTTCTCTAAGAGAGTATATAAATTTCTACTGTTGTAGATGTAACTGGGAGTGGTCTTTCGTATCCTCTAAGAGAGTATATAAATTTCTACTGTTGTAGATTCGTATGATAATTATATCAACGGGTAGCTCTAAGAGAGTATATAAATTTCTACTGTTGTAGATAGAGAGAGCATTTAGATTACACTCAACCTCTAAGAGAGTATATAAATTTCTACTGTTGTAGATAGGACGCCATTCCTTTTGTCCTCTTCTCTAAGAGAGTATATAAATTTCTACTGTTGTAGATTTTTCAAATCAAAATTTCCGACGCAATCGCCTCATTTCCAAGGGTTGACTTCTTTCGAAAGATAAGGACACGCAAAACGATCCGAAATTTCGCTGCTTTCTTTTGATACAAAAGAAAGCGAATCAAAGAAAATGAATATGGAATCAATTTCGAAAATTCAGCCCTTTTTCTTTTAGGCGAATCCGTTACATTCGTTCAAGGCCTACCTCAGTTGAGGCAAGCCTTGCAAATTTCTCCGATGTGTCGATGATCCGTTCCACAACATCCGCCTAAGACGTTTAAATGACTCATACTTTTTCTGATCTCTTTATACTGAAGACCCAATTCCTGCGGGTTTCCTTCGTCTAACGTTTCCGATTCGTTAAGTTCAGCATGACTCTTACGAGAAGCATTTGCTCTGAGCCCTTTGATTCTCTTCGACCAAGATTCTCCTGAAAGTAGAATGTCTTCAAAATGAGAAGGATGCGCGCAATTGAGCATATAGTAAGCAGGAGCATTTTGAGTCGCCTGATCAACTTGTTCGATCGCATCTCGAAGAGTCTGCCCGGTTGGCAATCGACCGTCGGTTTCTACGGTGAAGGAAATCGCCACCGGCATTCCATTTGCTTTCGCCGCCTTTGTGATTCCGATCGCCTCTTCCACATAATTCATCGTAATCGCCGTAATCATATCCGCATGAGAGTTCTTAAATTGACTTGCTTGAACCGAATGATAGCGCTCTGCTTCATCGCTACTCATCCGAAATTTCGGATCATACCCGTCTCCTCTAGGACCAATACACCCGCTGATCACAATCTTTGTCTTTTGATTTTGATATTCGTCTCGAACCTCTCGCATCAATTGAATCGAATTCGCGTTGGCTTGAGCCAATTGATCGACGGAATAACCCAATCTTTGACCCCAATCCTCGCTAGATCGCCAAGTCGGGCTTTCCAAAATAAATCCTATTTTATTTTCGAGAGCAATTGCAAGATATTGGTGAAAATACTCTCGAATCGCTTTTTGTCCCTTGTCATGTTTTAGTAAATCAAAAGCGGCAAAATGGGGAAGTTCCCAGCCTTTATGAAAAATCAAAGTAGTTTCAAGACCGCCGTCGGTTAAAAATAAATCGTCCGAAAGCTGCGGTAGGTTATTTCGATACTGAATCATATTCTTTTCCTCAAAAATTTTTTGACTATTAAGCACAAATTAAGCATTTTCCGAACGAAATTTCCATTCTCAAAAAATGATTTCGTTCTCTAAAAAATGTCATTGATTCCCCTAAATCCAGGGAAAGATTCAAAATCGGATCGAATTGAGAACACTGATGTAAGTTTCGAAAGTGTTTCTTCATTTGTAGGAATTCATTCCACAATAGATTTATAATCGCAAAAACATCTAAAAAAATGCAAAGCGATTGTATTTGCGGAATGAATTTATCAGGAAAAAGATTTGAAATAAATTTAAAAATTATAATTTTCTAAAATACTTGATTCATCGAGCCAAACATTTTTGTAGATTAATCAACCCCCATCGTTTGTCATCTTTCGAGGCGGTAAGCAGTCCATTAGAATGAAAACGAAGGCTCTCGAATTTCGGTTTCAAGATAAATTTTCCCGTTTTGCGATCGATCAAGCCGTAGCCTTCCTCTTTTTTCGCAATAGCGAATCCCATTTTAGGACCGTAATCATACAATAAATCAAACCGTGGTTCTAAAACCACTTTTCCAAAAGGATCAATGAATCCGCTTAAACCATTTCGCTCAACGTTTGCGATACCATCGATAAAAACCGAAGAATCGTCAAACTGAGGTTTAACGATTCTATCTCCTTTATGATCAATGATTCCCCAAAATAAACGATTATCCTGTACCCAAATATTCTTTTTATTATAGTTTCGAATTCTACGATACTGTGGTTT comes from the Leptospira sp. WS92.C1 genome and includes:
- a CDS encoding IS256 family transposase, which codes for MSKPKNRAEELLDELIKGKTPEELIGNEGLLKQLTKSLVERAMEGEMTHHLGYEKNASTGNNSGNSRNGKSSKKLKGDFGSIDLEVPRDRNGSFEPQIIQKGQTRFTGFDEKIISMYSRGMTTREISGHLKEIYQVEVSADLISQVTDSVMETVIEWQNRPLDKVYPILIMDALIVKVRDGNHVVNKAFYLALGINLQGTKEILGIWVERTEGAKFWLQILTDLKNRGVEDILIACVDGLKGFPDTIISVFPNAQVQLCIVHMVRNSLKWVSYKQKKELVIDLKAIYKSPSEEIAKKSLDDFSAKWDSQYPMISKSWRSNWESVIPFLAYPPNIRKAIYTTNAIESMNMGLRKIIKNRGSFPTDEAAVKLLYLALNNMSKKWTMPIQDWGKAMNQFSIIFGDRLKLDSF
- the cas4 gene encoding type V CRISPR-associated protein Cas4; its protein translation is METYIPISYLNDFIFCPRSIYFHQVHGSLSQSMYHAKPQIAGKAVHESIDKGTYTTSQNVLIGMDLYSDRYGLQGKIDLFFIDSGLLLERKNQITKIYDGYVYQVYAHFFALEELGYQVKEIKIHDRTHNRSYR
- a CDS encoding homocysteine S-methyltransferase family protein — protein: MIQYRNNLPQLSDDLFLTDGGLETTLIFHKGWELPHFAAFDLLKHDKGQKAIREYFHQYLAIALENKIGFILESPTWRSSEDWGQRLGYSVDQLAQANANSIQLMREVRDEYQNQKTKIVISGCIGPRGDGYDPKFRMSSDEAERYHSVQASQFKNSHADMITAITMNYVEEAIGITKAAKANGMPVAISFTVETDGRLPTGQTLRDAIEQVDQATQNAPAYYMLNCAHPSHFEDILLSGESWSKRIKGLRANASRKSHAELNESETLDEGNPQELGLQYKEIRKSMSHLNVLGGCCGTDHRHIGEICKACLN
- the cas1 gene encoding type V CRISPR-associated endonuclease Cas1, with protein sequence MLSLPDFREKNIIISFPSDGQSISFKNDNLIIKDGENNTILQTSCHRIFSVMIVGGTSITSGIIERSKKFGFSIYLMSYGMKPIGVWNSSAEGNFLLRQKQYLYSNTDIALHLVKNKIQNQIALLKSIRSKTNRVKDAIVSLESYKEKSENDLKFILGMEGISSRVFFRAWFEEMDWKGRKPRSKIDPTNTILDIGYTYLFYFLESMLNLYGFDIYKGVYHQNFYQRKSLVCDLVEPFRCIIDRRIKSAYGLNQIQEKDFTHNKGQWFLKIDQNKKYSQWIVQEILKYKESIFQYVQEYYRAFMRNKSIQEFPVFEIIPKE
- the cas2 gene encoding CRISPR-associated endonuclease Cas2 — translated: MLLISYDIHQTKLRTKFSKFLKKYGERLQYSVFEIKNSDRVLENIQTQIKYYFEKRFSQDDSIIIFQMSKQCKITRYGYAKNQESDVLIV